In Kitasatospora sp. NBC_00240, the following are encoded in one genomic region:
- a CDS encoding NAD(P)/FAD-dependent oxidoreductase — protein sequence MTTITHHPVVIVGAGLGGLTLARVLHVHGIEAAVFDLDASPTARAQGGMLDIHQESGQAALAAARLLEEFRPLVHLGGQAVRVLDRHAVVRLDEEDEGDGDRPEVERGQLRDLLLNSLPEGTVRWGAKVTEARPVGDGRHEVMFADGTVLSTDLLVGADGAWSRVRPLVSDALPQYTGVSFVEVELRDADERHPESAALLGGGMFFALGEDRGFLAHREPDGSLHVYTAFRAPEDWLSGVDFTDPDTRTAKAAVLEHFAGWDERLRALVADADGRLVARPVHALPVGHSWDRTPGVTLLGDAAHVMSPFAGEGANMAMLDGAELGEALAAHPGDTEAALAAYEKALLPRATAAAAASADGLVLCFRQDAPQGLLDMFAGGPGQAG from the coding sequence ATGACCACCATCACCCACCACCCCGTCGTCATCGTCGGCGCCGGCCTCGGCGGCCTCACCCTGGCCCGGGTCCTGCACGTCCACGGCATCGAGGCCGCCGTCTTCGACCTGGACGCCTCGCCGACCGCCCGCGCCCAGGGCGGCATGCTCGACATCCACCAGGAGTCCGGCCAGGCCGCGCTGGCCGCCGCCCGGCTGCTGGAGGAGTTCCGCCCGCTCGTCCACCTCGGCGGGCAGGCGGTGCGGGTGCTCGACCGGCATGCCGTGGTCCGCCTCGACGAGGAGGACGAGGGCGACGGGGACCGCCCCGAGGTCGAGCGCGGACAGCTGCGCGACCTGCTGCTGAACTCCTTGCCGGAGGGCACCGTCCGCTGGGGCGCCAAGGTCACGGAGGCTCGCCCGGTCGGCGACGGCCGGCACGAGGTGATGTTCGCCGACGGCACCGTCCTCAGCACCGACCTGCTGGTCGGCGCCGACGGGGCGTGGTCCCGGGTCCGCCCGCTGGTCTCCGACGCGCTCCCGCAGTACACCGGGGTGTCCTTCGTCGAGGTGGAGCTGCGCGACGCCGACGAGCGCCACCCGGAGAGCGCCGCCCTGCTGGGTGGCGGCATGTTCTTCGCCCTGGGCGAGGACCGGGGCTTCCTCGCCCACCGCGAGCCCGACGGCAGCCTGCACGTCTACACCGCGTTCAGGGCGCCGGAGGACTGGCTCTCCGGTGTGGACTTCACCGACCCCGACACCCGGACGGCGAAGGCGGCCGTGCTGGAGCACTTCGCCGGCTGGGACGAGCGGCTGCGCGCGCTGGTCGCCGACGCCGACGGCCGGCTCGTCGCCCGCCCGGTGCATGCGCTGCCGGTCGGCCACAGCTGGGACCGCACTCCCGGCGTCACCCTGCTCGGGGACGCCGCCCATGTGATGTCCCCGTTCGCGGGCGAGGGCGCCAACATGGCCATGCTCGACGGGGCCGAGCTCGGCGAGGCCCTGGCCGCGCACCCCGGTGACACCGAGGCGGCCCTCGCCGCGTACGAGAAGGCTCTCCTGCCGCGGGCCACAGCCGCCGCGGCCGCGTCGGCCGACGGCCTCGTGCTCTGCTTTCGCCAGGATGCGCCGCAGGGCCTGCTCGACATGTTCGCCGGCGGCCCGGGCCAGGCCGGCTGA
- a CDS encoding TetR/AcrR family transcriptional regulator C-terminal domain-containing protein, with the protein MTAHSRTPHSRRERPAKPALTRDGIVAAAVGIMREEGLQKVTMRRLAQELDTGPASLYVYVRNTAELHAAILDELLGTVRPPAAGGSWRERLEQLLGSYTDMLFAHPSLAQSALVARPSGPHYLDLIEGVLALLAEGGVPAGQAAWGVDVLLQHATATAVEHSTRGRSAEAQEEMDTLARVVKETFAGTHPHIAALGLGLLAGPPSARRSWGFQMLINGIVHTPVPAAVESAAAPGGDSRG; encoded by the coding sequence ATGACAGCACACTCCAGGACTCCCCACAGCCGTCGGGAGCGCCCTGCGAAGCCCGCCCTCACCCGGGACGGCATCGTGGCGGCCGCCGTCGGGATCATGCGCGAGGAGGGCCTCCAGAAGGTCACCATGCGCCGCCTGGCGCAGGAGCTCGACACCGGGCCGGCCTCGCTGTACGTCTACGTCCGCAACACGGCGGAGCTGCACGCGGCGATCCTGGACGAGCTGCTCGGGACCGTCCGGCCGCCCGCCGCGGGCGGGTCCTGGCGTGAGCGGCTGGAGCAGCTGCTCGGCTCGTACACCGACATGCTCTTCGCCCATCCGAGCCTGGCCCAGTCCGCCCTGGTGGCGCGCCCCAGCGGTCCGCACTACCTCGACCTGATCGAGGGCGTGCTGGCTCTGCTGGCCGAGGGCGGGGTCCCCGCCGGGCAGGCGGCCTGGGGGGTGGACGTGCTGCTGCAGCACGCCACCGCCACCGCGGTCGAGCACTCCACCCGGGGGCGTTCCGCCGAGGCCCAGGAGGAGATGGACACCCTGGCCAGGGTCGTGAAGGAGACCTTCGCGGGGACGCATCCGCACATCGCGGCGCTCGGCCTCGGGCTGCTCGCGGGGCCGCCCTCGGCGCGCCGTTCCTGGGGTTTCCAGATGTTGATCAACGGCATCGTGCACACCCCCGTGCCGGCCGCCGTGGAGTCGGCGGCGGCACCGGGCGGTGACAGCCGCGGCTGA
- a CDS encoding HPP family protein, which translates to MSTDQAARPRPALRPPVSRAPASPSLGTMLHATTSSISVLLLIVAAGALLHQPMLIPPLAASAALVHSTPALPLAQPRSLVGGHLLAALTGFAVLAVLGSATWAAALAGGLALAVMMFSRTQHTPAVATAVIVVLQAPRPARFLPLLLAATVLIVLAAMAATRAKRGGPAYPSYWW; encoded by the coding sequence ATGAGCACCGACCAGGCCGCCCGCCCTCGCCCCGCCCTGCGGCCGCCGGTCAGCAGGGCACCCGCCTCACCGAGCCTGGGCACCATGCTGCACGCGACCACCTCGTCGATATCGGTGCTGCTGCTGATCGTCGCCGCGGGGGCGCTGCTGCACCAGCCGATGCTGATCCCGCCGCTGGCGGCCAGTGCGGCTCTGGTGCACAGCACCCCGGCTCTGCCGCTGGCGCAGCCGCGCAGCCTCGTCGGCGGGCACCTGCTGGCGGCCCTCACCGGGTTCGCCGTGCTGGCCGTTCTGGGCAGTGCGACCTGGGCCGCTGCCCTGGCGGGCGGCCTGGCGCTGGCGGTGATGATGTTCAGCCGGACCCAGCACACGCCGGCGGTCGCCACCGCCGTGATCGTGGTGCTCCAGGCGCCGAGGCCGGCCCGTTTCCTGCCGCTGCTGCTGGCGGCGACCGTCCTGATCGTGCTGGCGGCGATGGCCGCCACCCGCGCCAAGCGCGGCGGCCCGGCGTACCCGTCCTACTGGTGGTGA
- a CDS encoding DUF397 domain-containing protein — protein MEYPYDRTSGLAWIKSSHSAGDGGECVEVALGSDVVHVRDSKDRQGPQFAFAREEWAAFVRFAAEA, from the coding sequence ATGGAATACCCTTATGACCGCACCTCCGGCCTCGCTTGGATCAAGAGCAGCCACAGCGCCGGCGACGGCGGCGAGTGCGTCGAGGTCGCGCTCGGCTCCGACGTCGTACATGTCCGGGACTCGAAGGACCGCCAGGGGCCGCAGTTCGCGTTCGCCCGTGAGGAGTGGGCCGCGTTCGTCCGGTTCGCGGCCGAGGCGTGA
- a CDS encoding helix-turn-helix transcriptional regulator, translating to MALRESGGDDLDRADPFARPAGAVRDGGLDRRPEPPDDPEGATDFLRAIGKQVKLLRERAGLTQKELGDRLGYGEDLISSLERGRRTPQPEFLDAADELLGAGGLLKAAKEDLTRAKAKARVRHPEWFRDYARLELEAVELNFFSTFTVPGLLQTTDYARATFDAQQPLLDEATIEQRVAARLARQEVLTRWPPPMVNAVLEESVLRRRIGGPTAQRGQLRQLLQLGRLRSTTIQVLPLECEEHAGLAGPFILLTPKGRQQVGYVEVQSVSRLITDPEEVRMLAARFGSIRGQALTPRESLTLIEKVLGEL from the coding sequence ATGGCGCTACGGGAGAGTGGCGGTGACGACCTGGACCGGGCGGATCCGTTCGCGCGGCCGGCGGGCGCGGTGCGGGACGGCGGCCTGGACCGCCGGCCGGAGCCGCCGGACGACCCCGAAGGCGCGACGGACTTCCTCCGCGCGATCGGCAAGCAGGTGAAGCTGCTGCGGGAGCGGGCCGGGCTGACGCAGAAGGAGCTCGGCGACCGGCTCGGGTACGGGGAGGACCTCATCTCCTCCCTGGAACGCGGCCGCCGCACGCCGCAACCGGAGTTCCTCGATGCGGCTGACGAACTGCTGGGGGCAGGCGGCCTGTTGAAGGCGGCCAAGGAGGACCTGACCCGGGCGAAGGCGAAGGCGCGGGTGAGGCACCCCGAGTGGTTCCGGGACTACGCGCGGCTGGAACTGGAGGCCGTGGAGCTGAACTTCTTCAGTACCTTCACAGTCCCGGGGCTTCTGCAGACCACGGACTACGCGCGGGCCACCTTTGATGCCCAGCAACCACTCCTGGACGAAGCGACCATCGAGCAACGGGTGGCCGCCCGACTGGCTCGGCAAGAGGTCCTCACCCGCTGGCCGCCGCCCATGGTCAATGCGGTGCTGGAAGAGTCGGTTCTGCGACGGCGGATCGGCGGGCCGACTGCCCAACGGGGGCAGTTGAGGCAGTTGCTCCAGCTCGGACGGTTGCGGAGTACCACGATTCAGGTGCTGCCCCTGGAGTGCGAGGAGCACGCCGGGCTGGCCGGTCCGTTCATCCTGCTCACCCCCAAAGGGCGGCAGCAGGTCGGCTATGTCGAGGTGCAGAGCGTCAGCCGGTTGATCACCGATCCGGAGGAGGTCCGTATGCTGGCTGCACGTTTCGGGAGCATCCGCGGGCAAGCCCTCACTCCTCGTGAGTCGTTGACCCTGATCGAGAAGGTCTTGGGAGAGCTATGA
- a CDS encoding ATP-binding protein, whose amino-acid sequence MKSEIAPARPTAATAPRSWQFASTWRGVRLTRVAVTKQLAEWGWAVDTETTQNAALLVAELAANAVVHGRVPGRDFRVRLSMAEPPAAEGGAAGPATLRVEVADSRGDRLPAPRTVTDTDAAGVGPDSGAESGRGLVLVDALASRWGSVPRPPSGKTVWAELHPTEPRSAEA is encoded by the coding sequence ATGAAGTCCGAAATCGCTCCCGCCAGACCGACCGCGGCCACAGCTCCGCGCAGCTGGCAGTTCGCCTCCACCTGGCGGGGTGTCCGGCTCACCCGGGTCGCCGTCACGAAGCAACTCGCCGAGTGGGGTTGGGCGGTCGACACCGAGACCACCCAGAACGCCGCCCTGCTGGTCGCCGAGCTCGCCGCCAACGCGGTCGTCCACGGGCGCGTGCCCGGCCGCGACTTCCGGGTGCGGCTGAGCATGGCCGAACCGCCGGCCGCCGAGGGCGGTGCCGCCGGGCCGGCCACGCTCCGTGTCGAGGTCGCCGACTCCCGCGGCGACCGGCTGCCCGCTCCACGCACCGTCACTGACACCGACGCAGCGGGGGTCGGCCCCGACTCCGGCGCCGAGTCGGGGCGGGGCCTGGTGCTCGTCGACGCGCTGGCTTCACGCTGGGGCAGCGTCCCCCGGCCGCCTTCGGGAAAGACCGTCTGGGCCGAGCTCCACCCCACCGAGCCCCGCTCGGCGGAAGCGTGA
- a CDS encoding cupredoxin domain-containing protein, whose translation MLPTNPRRWRTALTAVTVLALLGLAGCSSSKPSTPSTPSPASADASPTAAGSPSPSAGSASPSAAGSGSASPSGTPAAAVTVTIKDFAFTPVAVTVAPGATVTVINQDSTAHTVTSVTDGLFDTGDIAGGQTTTFTAPTTPGEYRYICSIHPNMHGTLTVQ comes from the coding sequence ATGCTGCCCACCAACCCCCGCCGGTGGCGGACCGCCCTCACGGCCGTCACCGTCCTCGCCCTGCTGGGCCTCGCCGGCTGCTCGTCCAGTAAGCCGAGCACCCCGAGCACCCCGTCGCCCGCCAGCGCCGACGCGTCGCCCACCGCGGCCGGGTCGCCGTCGCCGTCCGCCGGCTCGGCGAGCCCCTCGGCCGCCGGCTCCGGGTCCGCCTCACCCAGCGGGACCCCGGCGGCCGCCGTCACGGTGACCATCAAGGACTTCGCGTTCACCCCGGTCGCGGTGACGGTGGCCCCCGGCGCGACCGTCACGGTCATCAACCAGGACAGCACCGCGCACACCGTCACCTCCGTCACCGACGGCCTCTTCGACACCGGCGACATCGCCGGCGGTCAGACGACCACCTTCACCGCCCCGACCACGCCCGGCGAGTACCGGTACATCTGCAGCATCCACCCGAACATGCACGGGACGCTGACGGTGCAGTAG
- a CDS encoding FAD-dependent monooxygenase: MTPRSVLISGAGVAGPTLAYWLARQGLRPTVVEKAANPRSSGNPVDVRGAALPVVEAMGVLPHLRAAATSATTMRLLNASGRTIARLPLPGGRAGGERREVEVPRGDLAAVLRQAARSDTEFLLGDSIAALQQDEHGVDVTFERAAPRRFDLVVGADGLHSQVRRLAFGPERGFVRPTGILVATLPLGEPADHPHEVQLLNAPGRLVSVHPSRGAALAAFIFRRPDITAFDHHDTGLHRRIVTESHTGLGWRVPGLLDQVANTDELYFDAVSTVDLPAWSRGRITLLGDAASCVSLLGDGSSLAIAGARTLAAALAEHPAAPAAALARYEAEHRARVTPKQRGIKRSAALLVPATRFGLGARNLAARLRSAGRS, from the coding sequence ATGACTCCTCGGAGCGTTCTCATCTCCGGTGCCGGCGTGGCCGGCCCCACCCTCGCCTACTGGCTGGCCCGCCAGGGCCTGCGCCCGACCGTCGTCGAGAAGGCCGCGAACCCGCGCTCCAGCGGGAACCCGGTCGACGTCCGCGGCGCAGCCCTGCCCGTGGTCGAGGCCATGGGCGTCCTGCCGCACCTGCGGGCCGCCGCCACCTCGGCCACCACGATGCGCCTGCTGAACGCCTCCGGGCGCACCATCGCCCGGCTGCCCCTGCCCGGCGGCCGGGCGGGCGGCGAGCGCCGGGAGGTCGAGGTCCCGCGCGGTGACCTGGCCGCCGTCCTCCGGCAAGCGGCCCGTAGCGACACCGAGTTCCTCCTCGGCGACAGCATCGCCGCACTCCAGCAGGACGAGCACGGGGTGGACGTGACCTTCGAGCGGGCCGCGCCGCGCCGCTTCGACCTGGTGGTCGGCGCGGACGGGCTGCACTCCCAGGTGCGGCGCCTCGCCTTCGGTCCCGAGCGCGGTTTCGTCCGGCCCACCGGGATCCTGGTCGCCACCCTGCCGCTCGGGGAGCCCGCCGACCATCCGCACGAGGTGCAGCTGCTCAACGCCCCCGGCCGGCTGGTCTCCGTCCACCCCTCCCGGGGGGCCGCCCTGGCCGCCTTCATCTTCCGCCGGCCCGACATCACCGCGTTCGACCATCACGACACGGGGCTGCACAGGCGGATCGTGACCGAGTCCCACACCGGCCTCGGCTGGCGGGTGCCGGGACTGCTCGACCAGGTGGCGAACACCGACGAGCTCTACTTCGACGCGGTCAGCACCGTCGACCTCCCCGCCTGGTCGCGCGGCCGCATCACCCTGCTGGGCGACGCCGCCTCCTGCGTCTCCCTGCTCGGGGACGGCTCCAGCCTCGCCATCGCCGGGGCCCGCACGCTGGCCGCGGCCCTCGCCGAACACCCGGCCGCCCCCGCCGCCGCACTGGCCCGCTACGAGGCCGAGCACCGCGCCCGGGTGACCCCCAAGCAGCGCGGCATCAAGCGCTCGGCGGCGCTGCTCGTCCCCGCCACCCGGTTCGGCCTCGGCGCCCGCAACCTGGCCGCCCGTCTCCGGTCCGCCGGGCGTTCCTGA
- a CDS encoding TetR/AcrR family transcriptional regulator, which produces MSLRDRKRARTRQALVEAATELFRRQGYDRTTVADIAAAAEIGTRTFFSYFASKEELLFPESDTRVEAVITAIDSRTPGEGPAEVLLRALSAVPDTGDDLVGPLAALRLELIRTVPAVRGRALQIQLDAQQEIARRLAEAFPDQLDPVRAAALTGAFAGAVTGALQVLLEDPEHLATPADLHAAVRAATDTALAPWLRPGA; this is translated from the coding sequence ATGTCCCTTCGTGACCGCAAGCGCGCCCGCACCCGCCAGGCCCTCGTCGAGGCGGCGACCGAGCTGTTCCGCCGGCAGGGCTACGACCGGACCACGGTGGCGGACATCGCCGCGGCGGCGGAGATCGGCACACGGACGTTCTTCAGCTACTTCGCCAGCAAGGAGGAGCTGCTCTTCCCGGAGTCCGACACCCGGGTGGAGGCCGTGATCACCGCCATCGACTCCCGCACCCCCGGGGAGGGCCCGGCCGAGGTCCTGCTCCGCGCCCTGAGCGCCGTGCCGGACACCGGCGACGACCTGGTCGGCCCACTGGCCGCACTGCGCCTCGAACTGATCCGCACCGTCCCCGCGGTACGCGGCCGCGCCCTCCAGATCCAGCTCGACGCCCAGCAGGAGATCGCACGCCGGCTGGCCGAGGCCTTCCCGGACCAGCTCGACCCGGTCCGGGCGGCCGCACTCACCGGCGCGTTCGCCGGCGCCGTCACCGGCGCCCTCCAGGTCCTCCTCGAAGACCCGGAGCACCTCGCCACCCCCGCCGACCTGCACGCCGCCGTCCGGGCCGCCACCGACACCGCACTCGCCCCCTGGCTGCGGCCCGGAGCCTGA
- a CDS encoding transcriptional regulator: MIAEPGQHPVNGLDDVVHQRVRLGILTIAHQARRVEFGFLRTALGLTAGNLSQHLAVLEKAGLILVEKGYEGRRARTWLSLTPAGDRALRDEVTQLKRLIQQIEHGSSTREP; the protein is encoded by the coding sequence ATGATCGCCGAGCCCGGTCAGCACCCCGTCAACGGCCTGGACGACGTGGTCCACCAGCGCGTCCGCCTGGGCATCCTCACCATCGCCCACCAGGCCCGACGGGTCGAGTTCGGATTCCTGCGCACGGCACTCGGTCTCACTGCCGGAAACCTCAGCCAGCATCTGGCAGTCCTGGAGAAGGCCGGACTGATCCTCGTCGAGAAGGGCTACGAGGGCAGACGCGCCCGCACCTGGCTCTCCCTCACCCCGGCCGGCGACCGGGCCCTGCGGGACGAAGTCACCCAGCTCAAGCGGCTCATCCAGCAGATCGAACACGGAAGTTCGACCCGGGAGCCGTAG
- a CDS encoding SpoIIE family protein phosphatase — protein MRDSDRDEGEAALLAALFGGAPRCWYVLDRELRLVQLNRAARTLRCLPGEEAVGRRLTDFVPGFPAAEMTGLAAEVLATGATLTGRLVRGHPAAAPDRAQVLSLTLYRLEDGVSGEQGEPLGVAVAVEDVTARESAAERLAVLHRAHRTIGSTLDIATTAQELADVTVPRFADATTVDVLDEAWRAGPAHEGPVSPDHPLRRAAYRTRHGGELPVRIGRLNTFPFPTPFTQSLADIRPRLVSRLDYGERWLETDPVTTERWRTAGVHSLIAVPLVVHDTVLGLAAYYRYERPDPFDEDDLELARELTARAALSLDKARSYARERTVATALQRYLLPQQPPSVSAVDAAHLYMAGGAGSDWYDVIQLSGARVALVVGDLAGRGVEAAATMGQLRTAVRTLAALDLPPDELLERLDTTTVRLARDSAVTPGSGDPGSEMIASCLVLTYDPVSRRCTAARAGHPQPLVLDPSGKVLPFEVPGGPHLGVGGAGFESASVELPAGSVLALYTNGLVTDRGRDSDASLERLHQVLARPGRSLQELCDAAVYTLVPERPGDDAVLLLARTHHLAEGNVAAWTFPDDLAVVSHARELAERQLVAWGLDDLVYSTQLIVSELVTNAIRYGKGAVQLRLIRDRTLICEVSDRTNTAPHLRQAGSTDEGGRGLFIVMQLSAQWGTRYLREGKTIWAEQPLPGPL, from the coding sequence GTGCGGGACTCGGATCGCGACGAGGGGGAGGCCGCCCTCCTGGCGGCACTGTTCGGCGGGGCGCCGCGCTGCTGGTACGTCCTCGACCGCGAACTGCGACTGGTGCAGCTCAACCGCGCCGCCCGCACCCTGCGCTGCCTGCCCGGCGAGGAGGCCGTCGGCCGTCGGCTCACCGATTTCGTCCCCGGATTCCCCGCCGCCGAAATGACCGGACTCGCCGCCGAAGTGCTCGCCACCGGCGCCACCCTGACGGGCCGGCTGGTGCGCGGCCACCCCGCGGCCGCCCCCGACCGGGCCCAGGTGCTCTCGCTGACCCTCTACCGGCTGGAGGACGGCGTCAGCGGCGAGCAGGGCGAACCGCTCGGCGTCGCCGTCGCCGTCGAGGACGTCACCGCCCGGGAGTCCGCCGCCGAACGCCTCGCCGTCCTGCACCGGGCACACCGGACCATCGGCTCCACCCTCGACATCGCCACCACCGCGCAGGAGCTCGCCGACGTCACGGTGCCGCGCTTCGCGGACGCCACCACCGTCGACGTCCTCGACGAGGCCTGGCGGGCCGGCCCCGCCCACGAGGGCCCGGTCTCCCCCGACCACCCGCTGCGCCGCGCCGCCTACCGCACCCGCCACGGCGGAGAACTCCCGGTGCGCATCGGCCGCCTCAACACCTTCCCGTTCCCGACCCCGTTCACCCAGAGCCTCGCCGACATCCGCCCCCGGCTGGTCAGCCGGCTGGACTACGGCGAACGCTGGCTGGAGACCGACCCGGTCACCACCGAACGGTGGCGGACCGCCGGCGTGCACTCCCTGATCGCCGTTCCGCTGGTCGTCCACGACACCGTCCTGGGCCTGGCGGCCTACTACCGCTACGAGCGGCCCGACCCCTTCGACGAGGACGACCTGGAACTCGCCCGGGAGCTCACCGCGCGCGCGGCCCTGAGCCTGGACAAGGCCCGCAGCTACGCCCGCGAACGTACCGTCGCCACCGCGCTCCAGCGCTACCTGCTGCCCCAGCAGCCCCCGTCGGTCTCCGCCGTGGACGCCGCGCACCTCTACATGGCGGGAGGCGCCGGCAGCGACTGGTACGACGTCATCCAGCTCTCCGGGGCCAGGGTCGCACTGGTCGTCGGCGACCTCGCCGGCCGGGGCGTGGAGGCCGCCGCCACCATGGGCCAGCTGCGGACCGCCGTCCGCACCCTGGCCGCGCTCGACCTGCCGCCCGACGAACTGCTCGAGCGCCTGGACACCACCACCGTCCGGCTCGCGCGGGACAGCGCCGTCACGCCCGGCAGCGGCGACCCCGGGTCCGAGATGATCGCCTCCTGCCTGGTCCTCACCTACGACCCGGTCTCCCGTCGCTGCACCGCCGCCCGGGCCGGCCACCCGCAGCCCCTGGTGCTGGACCCCAGCGGGAAGGTGCTCCCCTTCGAGGTGCCCGGCGGCCCGCACCTGGGGGTCGGCGGCGCCGGCTTCGAGAGCGCCTCCGTCGAACTGCCGGCGGGCAGCGTTCTCGCCCTCTACACCAACGGTCTGGTGACCGACCGCGGCCGCGACAGCGACGCCTCGCTGGAACGCCTGCACCAGGTCCTCGCCCGGCCCGGCCGCAGCCTCCAGGAGCTCTGCGACGCGGCGGTCTACACCCTGGTGCCCGAGCGGCCCGGCGACGACGCCGTCCTGCTGCTCGCCCGCACCCACCACCTGGCCGAGGGGAACGTCGCCGCCTGGACCTTCCCCGACGACCTCGCCGTCGTCTCCCACGCCCGTGAGCTGGCCGAACGCCAGCTCGTCGCCTGGGGGCTGGACGACCTGGTGTACAGCACCCAGCTCATCGTCAGCGAACTCGTCACCAACGCCATCCGCTACGGCAAGGGCGCCGTCCAGCTGCGCCTGATCCGCGACCGCACCCTGATCTGCGAGGTGTCCGACCGGACCAACACCGCCCCGCACCTGCGCCAGGCCGGCAGCACCGACGAGGGCGGCCGGGGGCTGTTCATCGTCATGCAGCTCAGCGCCCAGTGGGGCACCCGCTACCTCCGCGAGGGCAAGACGATCTGGGCCGAGCAGCCGCTGCCCGGGCCGCTCTGA
- a CDS encoding leucyl aminopeptidase — translation MADLRDRFDPIPSWARPPEVLVAASDGAPGAGGHGLVGVPLPAEGDVPPELGLDRRQLTAAGLSGEAGTAGLLARPGDGPLVVFGTGTTEALDTTALRDAGAAFAGAAASAGRLALLMPAGPGVVAPAAAAQALVEGVLLARYRYEVLKRSPQAVPVEALTLLVAGADVAEAERGARRGLLFARATMLARDLANSPPSLLTAAVLAEVASGLAAGTGLAVEVFDQAQLVAMGCGGLLGVNAGSADPARMIRLRYTPAGAAGDGAARVTLVGKGVMYDSGGISLKPADAVHATMKNDMSGAGAILAAMSVLRELDCPTAVTGYLMCTDNMPSGTATKLGDVLSIRGGSTVEVINTDAEGRLIMADALVLATEEPTDAIVDIATLTGAAMRALGSEIAGVFGNRGPLVEQVLAAARATGEPAWQLPLSRRYRAELDSDVADIKNMGGPNGGAIHAALFLEDFVAGVPWAHIDIAGPAQNDSANAWRPKGCTGFGARLLAEFLLLFSPPGSPRPGSGEGGEVARDER, via the coding sequence ATGGCAGACCTTCGTGACAGATTCGACCCGATCCCGTCCTGGGCGCGGCCGCCGGAGGTCCTGGTGGCGGCGTCCGACGGCGCGCCGGGCGCGGGTGGTCACGGCCTGGTGGGCGTACCGCTGCCGGCCGAGGGGGACGTGCCGCCCGAGCTGGGGCTGGACCGCCGGCAGCTGACGGCCGCCGGTCTCAGCGGTGAGGCGGGCACGGCGGGGCTGCTGGCCCGCCCCGGCGACGGGCCGCTGGTGGTGTTCGGCACCGGCACGACGGAGGCGCTGGACACCACCGCCCTGCGGGACGCCGGCGCGGCGTTCGCCGGGGCGGCCGCCTCGGCGGGCCGGCTGGCCCTGCTGATGCCCGCGGGTCCCGGGGTGGTGGCTCCGGCGGCGGCCGCGCAGGCACTGGTGGAGGGGGTGCTGCTGGCCCGCTACCGCTACGAGGTGCTGAAGCGCTCGCCGCAGGCCGTCCCGGTGGAGGCGCTGACGCTGCTGGTGGCCGGGGCGGACGTGGCGGAGGCGGAGCGGGGCGCGCGGCGGGGCCTGCTGTTCGCGCGCGCCACCATGCTGGCCCGCGACCTGGCGAACTCGCCGCCCAGCCTGCTGACCGCCGCCGTGCTGGCGGAGGTCGCGAGTGGCCTGGCCGCGGGCACCGGCCTCGCGGTCGAGGTGTTCGACCAGGCGCAGCTGGTGGCGATGGGCTGCGGCGGGCTGCTCGGGGTCAACGCGGGCAGTGCCGACCCGGCCCGGATGATCAGGCTGCGCTACACCCCGGCGGGGGCGGCGGGCGACGGGGCGGCCCGGGTCACGCTGGTCGGCAAGGGCGTGATGTACGACTCCGGCGGGATCAGCCTCAAGCCGGCCGACGCGGTGCACGCGACGATGAAGAACGACATGTCGGGGGCCGGCGCGATCCTGGCGGCGATGTCGGTGCTCCGGGAGCTGGACTGCCCGACGGCCGTCACCGGCTACCTGATGTGCACGGACAACATGCCGTCGGGCACCGCGACCAAGCTCGGTGACGTGCTGTCGATCCGCGGCGGCAGCACGGTCGAGGTGATCAACACCGACGCGGAGGGCCGGCTGATCATGGCGGACGCGCTGGTGCTGGCGACCGAGGAGCCGACCGACGCGATCGTGGACATCGCCACGCTCACCGGCGCCGCGATGCGCGCGCTGGGTTCGGAGATCGCCGGGGTGTTCGGCAACCGCGGGCCGCTGGTGGAGCAGGTGCTGGCGGCGGCCCGGGCGACCGGCGAGCCGGCCTGGCAGCTGCCGCTGTCCCGGCGCTACCGGGCGGAGCTCGACTCGGACGTGGCCGACATCAAGAACATGGGCGGCCCGAACGGCGGCGCGATCCACGCCGCGCTGTTCCTGGAGGACTTCGTCGCCGGGGTGCCGTGGGCGCACATCGACATCGCGGGGCCGGCCCAGAACGACAGCGCGAACGCCTGGCGGCCCAAGGGCTGCACCGGGTTCGGGGCGCGGCTGCTGGCCGAGTTCCTGCTTCTCTTCTCCCCGCCCGGCAGCCCCCGGCCGGGCTCCGGCGAGGGCGGCGAGGTGGCCCGCGATGAGCGGTGA